The proteins below are encoded in one region of Aquisphaera giovannonii:
- a CDS encoding serine/threonine-protein kinase encodes MSMSSDEVPAGDPLPPTEIGPLIDLRDLVRRPWGEGEPLRKEGPAAGPPGDRAGGSPPPGGAHARAPAQGLEGREAVPPDPLDEPTDPGPDPGPWPAREALGSTVPAPELGDDETEWMGGLGPGGAGAGGGAGPAGRRYSLIRQHAVGGFGEIWLARDHALARFVALKRLQPARSENHAVRARFLREAWITGQLQHPGIVPVFELAVDPADGRAYYTMRFIGGRTLTDAAHEYHRRREQKQASRIELRELLGAFVAVCQVMAYAHSRGVIHRDLKGRNVVLGDFGEVMVLDWGTAKVLRGRGAADGGRPGAEARESPGEAAAADPPVEDIPGDATGDGSVIGTPSYMSPEQARGRIDLVDERSDVYGLGAILHEVLTGEPPFRGPAVEVLRRVADETPAPPRQRCGDVPQALDAVCVKCLARDPADRYASAAEVAAEIRRYLSDEPVEAYPEPWTARSRRWVGRHRTLASVALATLLVATACLSVATAMLKVAGDRAEANLGLALHAVNRFFSKVGDAPQLKARGLERYRQELLAEARSFYEQLPPEDGAGPAVLAERGWSDLRLAKLTDELGDYPGAIRLATRARSTFERLARLDAGDARHRVGIARALDSLGGHLHNDQRPGEARAVLEEAVARWGALVREQPRSLELRRGHVACMNKLGRLLCLAVHDPPAERAVLDACLDACASLVHDAGAAVEDLDQQAEADLLLGYSWAATDLARAEAHFAATLAIRERLAEEHADRLELLSNLVDSCVLIATTYSNARAAGLVVPELYGRVRRIGARLAAEHPDVPLFAENLCLIEIIESHRLARAGEAEGAAAAAEAALARAPRSALASLYAACCLSVASEAVRRSPGKSAEERDRAAERYQARAVALLRSASEAGLFLQPHKRAGLKSDDPDLAPLRGRDDFKRLVAEVEAAAPPG; translated from the coding sequence ATGAGCATGAGCAGCGACGAGGTGCCGGCGGGCGATCCCCTGCCACCCACCGAGATCGGGCCGCTCATCGACCTGCGCGACCTCGTACGCCGGCCGTGGGGCGAGGGCGAGCCGCTACGGAAGGAGGGCCCCGCCGCCGGGCCGCCCGGCGATCGCGCGGGGGGCTCGCCTCCGCCGGGCGGCGCGCACGCGCGGGCCCCGGCCCAGGGTCTCGAGGGCCGCGAGGCGGTGCCGCCCGACCCCCTCGACGAGCCCACCGACCCCGGCCCCGACCCCGGCCCGTGGCCGGCGCGCGAGGCCCTGGGGTCCACGGTCCCGGCCCCGGAACTCGGCGACGACGAGACGGAATGGATGGGCGGGCTCGGGCCCGGCGGGGCCGGCGCGGGGGGCGGGGCGGGGCCGGCGGGGCGGCGATACAGCCTCATCCGCCAGCACGCCGTCGGCGGATTCGGCGAGATCTGGCTGGCCCGCGACCACGCGCTGGCCCGCTTCGTCGCCCTCAAGAGGCTGCAGCCGGCGAGGTCGGAGAATCACGCCGTCCGGGCCCGGTTCCTCCGCGAGGCTTGGATCACCGGCCAGCTCCAGCACCCGGGGATCGTGCCGGTCTTCGAGCTCGCGGTCGACCCGGCCGACGGGCGGGCCTACTACACGATGCGGTTCATCGGCGGCCGCACCCTGACCGACGCGGCCCACGAGTACCACAGGCGGCGGGAGCAGAAGCAGGCGAGCCGCATCGAGCTGCGGGAATTGCTGGGGGCCTTCGTCGCCGTCTGCCAGGTCATGGCCTACGCGCACAGCCGCGGCGTCATCCATCGGGACCTGAAGGGCCGGAACGTCGTGCTCGGCGACTTCGGCGAGGTCATGGTCCTGGACTGGGGGACGGCCAAGGTTCTCCGCGGCCGCGGCGCGGCGGACGGGGGCAGGCCCGGGGCGGAGGCCCGCGAGTCCCCGGGCGAGGCCGCGGCGGCCGACCCGCCGGTGGAGGACATCCCGGGCGACGCCACGGGCGACGGCTCGGTGATCGGCACGCCCAGCTACATGTCGCCGGAGCAGGCGAGGGGCCGCATCGACCTCGTGGACGAGCGGAGCGACGTCTACGGCCTGGGGGCGATCCTCCACGAGGTCCTCACCGGCGAGCCGCCCTTCCGGGGCCCCGCGGTGGAGGTCCTCCGGCGCGTGGCGGACGAGACGCCGGCGCCCCCCCGCCAGCGCTGCGGCGACGTGCCGCAGGCCCTGGACGCCGTCTGCGTCAAGTGCCTCGCCCGCGACCCGGCGGACCGCTACGCCTCCGCCGCCGAGGTCGCGGCCGAGATCCGGCGGTACCTCTCCGACGAGCCGGTCGAGGCGTACCCCGAGCCGTGGACCGCCCGGTCGCGGCGATGGGTGGGCCGCCATCGCACGCTCGCCTCCGTCGCGCTGGCGACGCTCCTGGTGGCGACCGCCTGCCTGTCGGTCGCCACGGCGATGCTGAAGGTCGCCGGGGACCGCGCCGAGGCGAACCTCGGCCTGGCGCTCCACGCCGTGAACCGGTTCTTCAGCAAGGTCGGCGACGCGCCGCAGCTCAAGGCCCGCGGCCTGGAGAGGTACCGGCAGGAGCTCCTGGCCGAGGCGAGGAGCTTCTACGAGCAGCTCCCGCCGGAGGACGGGGCGGGCCCGGCCGTGCTGGCCGAGCGCGGCTGGAGCGACCTCCGCCTGGCGAAGCTCACCGACGAGCTCGGCGACTATCCCGGGGCCATCCGCCTGGCGACCCGCGCCCGGTCCACCTTCGAACGCCTGGCCCGGCTCGACGCGGGCGACGCGCGCCACCGCGTGGGGATCGCCCGGGCGCTGGACTCGCTCGGCGGCCACCTGCACAACGACCAGCGGCCGGGCGAGGCGAGGGCGGTCCTCGAGGAGGCGGTCGCGCGCTGGGGGGCGCTGGTCCGCGAGCAGCCCCGCTCCCTCGAGCTCCGCCGGGGCCACGTCGCCTGCATGAACAAGCTGGGCCGCCTGCTCTGCCTGGCGGTGCACGACCCGCCCGCCGAGCGTGCCGTCCTGGACGCCTGCCTGGACGCCTGCGCGTCGCTCGTCCACGACGCGGGCGCGGCCGTCGAGGACCTGGACCAGCAGGCGGAGGCAGACCTCCTGCTTGGCTACTCGTGGGCGGCGACCGACCTCGCCCGCGCCGAGGCGCACTTCGCCGCGACCCTGGCCATCCGCGAGCGGCTCGCCGAGGAGCACGCCGACCGCCTCGAGCTCCTCTCGAACCTCGTGGACAGCTGCGTCCTGATCGCCACGACGTACTCCAACGCCAGGGCCGCCGGGCTGGTCGTCCCCGAGCTCTACGGGCGGGTGCGGCGGATCGGGGCGAGGCTCGCGGCCGAGCATCCGGACGTGCCCCTCTTCGCGGAGAACCTCTGCCTCATCGAGATCATCGAGTCGCACCGCCTGGCCCGCGCCGGCGAGGCCGAGGGGGCCGCCGCGGCCGCCGAGGCGGCGCTCGCCCGGGCCCCCCGGTCGGCCCTGGCGTCGCTCTACGCCGCCTGCTGCCTCTCCGTCGCCTCCGAGGCCGTCCGCCGCTCCCCGGGCAAGTCGGCAGAGGAGCGGGATCGGGCGGCCGAGCGGTATCAGGCCCGGGCCGTCGCGCTGCTCCGGTCGGCGAGCGAGGCGGGGTTGTTCCTCCAGCCCCACAAGCGCGCCGGCCTCAAGTCCGACGACCCCGACCTCGCCCCGCTCCGGGGGAGGGACGACTTCAAGCGGCTGGTCGCCGAGGTCGAGGCCGCCGCCCCCCCCGGCTGA
- a CDS encoding SAM-dependent methyltransferase, whose translation MTLSAGRGGGALVAVGTGIRIVGQLTTEAIAWMRRADRLLYVVNDAVAEATIRGLNPAAESLFGLYAEGSPRHRTYLAMVGRILDSVRAGGVTCAVTYGHPGVFAWPIHEAIRLARAEGYPATMLPAVSAEDCLFADLGVDPARHGCQSYEATDFLLHRRSVDVASDVILWQVGAVGDPNYHAGDYDLSLLPLLSERLARIYPEGHLGYVYEAAVHPGADPYISPVPLGLLHQARLSSSSTLYIPAARAPEVDAVVRDRLEALASGPFREPPPAAGPREPSDDAPSATPGGRAPDRSSRQL comes from the coding sequence ATGACGCTCAGCGCAGGCCGGGGCGGCGGGGCCCTCGTGGCGGTCGGCACCGGGATCCGGATCGTCGGGCAGTTGACGACCGAGGCCATCGCCTGGATGCGACGCGCCGACCGGCTGCTCTACGTGGTCAACGACGCCGTGGCGGAGGCGACGATCCGCGGCCTGAATCCCGCCGCGGAATCGCTCTTCGGCCTGTACGCCGAGGGGTCGCCGCGGCACCGGACCTACCTCGCCATGGTGGGGCGGATCCTCGACTCCGTCCGGGCCGGGGGCGTGACCTGTGCGGTCACCTACGGCCATCCCGGCGTCTTCGCCTGGCCGATCCACGAGGCGATCCGCCTCGCCCGCGCCGAGGGCTATCCGGCCACGATGCTGCCGGCGGTATCCGCCGAGGACTGCCTGTTCGCCGACCTCGGGGTCGACCCGGCGCGGCACGGCTGCCAGTCGTACGAGGCCACCGACTTCCTGCTCCACCGGCGGTCCGTCGACGTCGCGTCCGACGTGATCCTTTGGCAGGTCGGGGCCGTGGGCGACCCGAACTACCACGCCGGCGACTACGACCTGTCGCTCCTGCCTCTGCTGTCCGAGCGGCTCGCTCGGATCTATCCCGAGGGCCACCTCGGCTACGTCTACGAGGCGGCGGTCCACCCGGGCGCCGATCCCTACATCAGCCCGGTCCCCCTCGGCCTGCTGCATCAGGCCCGGCTGTCGTCGTCCTCCACGCTGTACATCCCGGCCGCCCGCGCGCCGGAGGTCGACGCGGTCGTCCGCGATCGGCTCGAGGCCCTGGCCTCAGGGCCCTTCCGCGAGCCGCCACCGGCGGCTGGGCCCCGCGAACCGAGTGACGACGCCCCGTCCGCGACGCCCGGGGGACGGGCCCCCGATCGGTCTTCCCGCCAATTGTGA
- a CDS encoding LamG-like jellyroll fold domain-containing protein, with protein sequence MFPSRFTLALLASWLPATSAAADDGLLLHYACNEGEGRIAADRSGHRLDAAVGGGWSASPSGKALSFDGQPGTFARVEVPPALRFGKGSWTFSAWLKPTSLSIEDRQNQRRIFSSGTYPDAYVGIDVMADGKLDTYTCYRDEHGRIVAAGGGTGPGMLAVGRWAHVAVVCDRRARRVALYVNGGAVSEAPLPSNFDGDFAKGGELTLGSGWHNYWGLMDEVRVHRRALSRAEVRAEFRELERTFGVVRSPAELAAEHREAALDALAAARASWAKGDLGAVRKACSALAAASDLPPSIRSYAHLRVAQSWAAERKPAEAAREYVAIAATAAYPEVHRMEARERVRELGRVAEGLPPRDPAATRTPPPRIDRFAAEVFVSPAGDDAAEGSRSSPAASLARARDLVRGLRARGTRGAIAVRVLPGEYPVAGTFSLSAEDSGTPDGPVVYRAEEPGKAVFYGGRRLAGWAPVADADALSRLPEEARGKVVRCDLKALGIRDLGRLAVRGFGQPPSPPTLEVFVGGRPMTPARWPNAGFVGIGKLVQPGSRREGKPSVFEYLGDRPARWARAEEPWLFGYFHYLWADATIRVSRIDPAARTIACDEAYEYGGGMSTEQGIQYYAFNLLEELDAPGEWYLDRKAGVLYLYPPGGDIAKATAEIGVASTPMVAMDRVCDVRLEGLAFDLSRSDGLRLESCRRCVLAGCTVRRMAGNGVVVNGGEADVLFGCEVATIGRRATEVIGGDRATLTPGRHLVENCDIHDFGRIDRTYTPAIQLEGVGNRVAHNRMYDAPSSVMRIEGNDHVIEYNDVYAAVRESDDQGAMELYGNPTYRGVVFRHNRFVDCGKAAPGAIVHGQAAIRLDDAISGVLIYGNVFVRSASGHFGGVQMNGGRDNVIDNNLFVDCKLGISGGWYGSNGVWKSLEEGHRPDGFFLTPLYLGRYPEMAAMLKPPGINHAWRNVAYRCGPLAAEDLEHLDRLEDLELGASDPSFADAARGDFRLSPSQALTRSVGFRPIPVEEIGPYPDPLRASRPAPAMPAAMPGARAGAGPAG encoded by the coding sequence GGACAGGCAGAACCAGCGGCGGATCTTCTCGTCCGGCACGTATCCCGACGCCTACGTCGGCATCGACGTCATGGCGGACGGCAAGCTCGACACCTACACCTGCTACCGCGACGAGCACGGCCGGATCGTCGCCGCGGGCGGCGGGACGGGTCCGGGCATGCTGGCGGTCGGCCGCTGGGCCCACGTCGCCGTCGTCTGCGATCGCCGCGCCCGCCGGGTTGCGTTGTACGTCAACGGCGGCGCCGTGTCCGAGGCCCCGCTCCCCTCCAACTTCGATGGCGATTTTGCGAAGGGCGGCGAGCTGACGCTCGGGAGCGGCTGGCACAACTACTGGGGCCTGATGGACGAGGTCCGCGTCCACCGCCGCGCCCTCTCGCGGGCGGAGGTCCGGGCCGAATTCCGGGAGCTGGAGCGGACCTTCGGCGTCGTCCGGTCGCCGGCCGAGCTCGCCGCCGAGCACCGGGAGGCCGCCCTCGACGCGCTGGCCGCCGCGAGGGCGTCGTGGGCGAAGGGGGACCTCGGGGCCGTGCGGAAGGCCTGCTCGGCGCTGGCCGCGGCGAGCGACCTGCCGCCGTCGATCCGCAGCTACGCCCACCTCCGCGTCGCCCAGAGCTGGGCCGCCGAGCGCAAGCCCGCGGAGGCGGCGCGGGAGTATGTCGCGATCGCGGCGACGGCCGCGTATCCCGAGGTCCACCGGATGGAGGCCCGCGAGCGAGTCCGCGAGCTCGGACGCGTCGCGGAGGGGCTCCCGCCCCGCGACCCGGCCGCGACCCGGACCCCGCCGCCCCGCATCGACCGCTTCGCGGCCGAGGTGTTCGTCTCGCCGGCGGGCGACGACGCGGCCGAGGGTTCGCGGTCGTCGCCCGCGGCGAGCCTGGCCCGCGCCCGCGACCTCGTCCGCGGCCTCCGGGCGAGGGGCACCCGGGGCGCGATCGCCGTCCGCGTCCTGCCGGGCGAGTATCCCGTCGCCGGGACCTTCAGCCTCTCCGCGGAGGACTCCGGCACGCCCGACGGCCCGGTCGTCTACCGCGCCGAGGAGCCCGGCAAGGCCGTCTTCTACGGCGGCCGGAGGCTCGCCGGATGGGCGCCGGTGGCCGACGCCGATGCCCTCTCGCGGCTGCCCGAGGAAGCCCGCGGGAAGGTCGTCCGGTGCGACCTGAAGGCGCTCGGGATCCGTGACCTCGGCAGGCTCGCCGTCCGCGGCTTCGGCCAGCCGCCGTCGCCGCCGACGCTCGAGGTCTTCGTGGGCGGCCGGCCGATGACGCCCGCCCGCTGGCCCAATGCCGGCTTCGTCGGCATCGGGAAGCTCGTCCAGCCGGGCTCGCGCAGGGAGGGCAAGCCGTCGGTCTTCGAGTACCTCGGCGACCGCCCCGCGCGATGGGCCCGCGCCGAGGAGCCCTGGCTCTTCGGCTACTTCCACTACCTCTGGGCCGACGCCACCATCCGGGTCTCCCGCATCGACCCCGCCGCCCGCACGATCGCCTGCGACGAGGCGTACGAGTACGGCGGCGGCATGAGCACCGAGCAGGGCATCCAGTACTATGCGTTCAACCTCCTGGAGGAGCTCGACGCCCCGGGCGAGTGGTACCTCGACCGCAAGGCCGGCGTGCTCTACCTCTATCCGCCCGGGGGCGACATCGCGAAGGCGACGGCGGAGATCGGCGTGGCCTCGACGCCGATGGTGGCCATGGACCGCGTCTGCGACGTGAGGCTCGAGGGCCTGGCGTTCGACCTCTCCCGGTCGGACGGCCTGCGGCTGGAGTCGTGCCGCCGCTGCGTCCTGGCGGGCTGCACCGTCCGCCGGATGGCGGGCAACGGGGTCGTCGTGAACGGCGGCGAGGCCGACGTCCTGTTCGGCTGCGAGGTCGCCACCATCGGCCGCCGCGCCACCGAGGTGATCGGCGGCGACCGGGCGACGCTGACGCCGGGCCGGCACCTCGTGGAGAACTGCGACATCCACGACTTCGGCCGGATCGACCGCACCTACACCCCGGCCATCCAGCTCGAGGGCGTGGGCAACCGCGTCGCGCACAACCGGATGTACGACGCGCCCAGCAGCGTCATGCGGATCGAGGGGAACGACCACGTCATCGAGTACAACGACGTGTACGCCGCGGTGCGGGAGTCGGACGACCAGGGGGCGATGGAGCTCTACGGCAACCCGACCTACCGGGGCGTCGTCTTCCGGCACAACCGCTTCGTCGACTGCGGGAAGGCGGCCCCGGGCGCGATCGTCCACGGGCAGGCCGCCATCCGGCTGGACGACGCGATCAGCGGCGTCCTGATCTACGGCAACGTCTTCGTCCGCAGCGCCAGCGGCCACTTCGGCGGCGTCCAGATGAACGGCGGCCGGGATAACGTGATCGACAACAACCTGTTCGTGGATTGCAAGCTGGGGATCAGCGGCGGCTGGTACGGCAGCAACGGCGTCTGGAAGTCGCTCGAGGAGGGGCATCGCCCGGACGGCTTCTTCCTCACGCCGCTCTACCTCGGGCGCTACCCGGAGATGGCCGCGATGCTGAAGCCGCCGGGCATCAACCACGCGTGGCGGAACGTCGCGTATCGCTGCGGCCCCCTGGCGGCGGAGGACCTCGAGCACCTGGACCGCCTGGAGGACCTCGAGCTCGGGGCGTCCGACCCCAGCTTCGCGGACGCGGCCCGGGGGGATTTTCGCCTGAGTCCGTCCCAGGCGCTCACCCGGTCCGTCGGCTTCCGCCCGATCCCGGTCGAGGAGATCGGCCCCTACCCCGACCCGTTGCGCGCGAGCCGGCCCGCGCCGGCCATGCCGGCGGCCATGCCGGGCGCGCGGGCCGGGGCCGGGCCGGCCGGGTGA